A genomic region of Candidatus Krumholzibacteriota bacterium contains the following coding sequences:
- a CDS encoding VCBS repeat-containing protein → MFIRTRRPDEFLPMAHYNYSRWKRYACTMFCACFIAAIIPARSGNAQTPLFSGEPAWFSAQSDWTWSVATGDVNGDGYLDLVCGNSGESSGQFNTLYLNDGGILSSSFAWSSAPANMTLAVALGDIDGDGALDLVCGNYGQRNTIYLNSSGMFTTTPSWYSDSLNLTSCVTLGDIDNDGYLDLVCGNGGYKNPQRNTLYMNEDGIVAPAPVWQSDSMFVTNDIAIGDVNGDGYLDLVCGNDKTPNTLYLNEGGMFSTSPAWLSDSTFNTTSVELGDINGDGYLDLVCANIIHEFSGKNISLYLNEGGLFSTTPSWSCETDKVSFDIALGDIDGDGDLDLVCANIQEGSEGNVVYLNTEGTFPLVPDWTAESNIWTIAIALGDIDSDGSLDMICGNAGNNAIYSNNSHPFAAAPDFIWPYFPGIYDIDMGDIDGNGYPDLVAGGLYVNLLFLNNECVFDTLAGWYSSQDNSTANIDLGDVDGDGDLDLVCGNVRQNNTLYLNQGGTFSKSPDWNDGLSLETISIALEDVDLDGDLDLISGTDAEDTDTGNALFLNDGGVIPSFTPAWFSAGRSSTGSIALGDINKDGYPDLVCGNFGTDFLGEKNTMYLNDGGIFTDDPVWYSSAAYTTVSIALGDIDSDGDLDLVCGNCGFERSGQANTLYLNEGGVLASTPEWVSGIADKTFAIALEDLDRDGDLDLICGNSGYYPDGENNTIYLNNGGTFSSVPDWTWERADMTTCVFPGDVDLDGDIDVIFGNSPSGELFLGKQAPAFKGSPLSPTNHLPNNSAFLRSVDVREIARNRYLVTLKAIDVESDQVWIVPEYQFEGMPEWYSVDVVGSSGKIGPLTASPEGIEHQFDWDVSSLPFDDRDIILRLKTISDPKRVSLIQQIPSYMKNVGPIEPSRPELTVPEHLISFPTITVGDTTLFDMTVLNTGNELLSITGVSFPSTEIRLGLEIPVNIDPGGRAGIEVFLEPRIDTEISGPLMIESNDPLTPVTAIQVETDIRALRVESNLLTPTPRVPLGEAVTVVVSPFPDVRIEQGYLHHRPGGNGGTFNDSIPLSKYGDDFIAVVPGTAVTEGGLEYYIKIENSGVYATDPPGAPDSFFTQAVDPPGAIFSYPKPNSGAGFLEGRPVRIEVSLPDGAVFSGGLLHYRIGGRTLFDTLSLEYEDPLPVATIADTLASPRGLEYWVEVNTLTRALTDPPLTPDRNPYAIQIMVQDLREEESCHGSQYRMISIPLLFDEDFYGTIEALLADQAEFGPYDPINWRSFRYTPDQPGYMELSQEGVAGHFRPEPGRAFWLVSRKTSRITTSPITGYSTPTGNPYSVALAPGWNMIGNPFNFPVAWDSILVDTLTMAESDTIVEPPIGWEVGEGYSYDVETLAPFEGYWVRNLSDIPVILNVPPLDADAMNIIEKTLTETAEEIDGWMINIVASCSDARDRNNFIGVYSGAENHWDRQDRSEPPLSPGNAISLYFPHPTWERHSGNYSSDIRGGYAELEVTPPGLSRSAIGLWGQMWKFDIAKNFTVESAMDEVLLEFEIFENVPVEAVLYLIDRDLGKYVDLRTENRYDFYLGKKDFVSDEEDARFVLLVGSEEFIDMLEDKVPELPVKTVLHQNYPNPLNPSTVIRYEIAEAGKVVISIYDVRGSLIKTLYQGDRNAGIYEIGWDGKNSRDVEVTSGIYFYRLKTGHETRTRKMILLR, encoded by the coding sequence ATGTTTATTCGCACGCGTCGTCCGGATGAGTTTCTTCCAATGGCGCATTACAATTACAGTAGATGGAAGCGATATGCTTGTACAATGTTTTGTGCCTGTTTTATTGCGGCGATAATCCCCGCACGATCAGGTAATGCGCAAACACCGCTATTTTCGGGGGAGCCCGCATGGTTTTCCGCGCAATCCGACTGGACCTGGTCTGTTGCCACGGGAGACGTAAACGGTGACGGTTATCTTGATCTGGTATGCGGGAATTCAGGGGAATCTTCGGGTCAATTCAATACGCTGTATTTAAATGACGGTGGCATTCTCTCGTCATCATTTGCCTGGTCTTCAGCCCCCGCGAATATGACATTAGCAGTGGCATTGGGAGATATAGACGGCGATGGTGCTCTTGATCTCGTATGCGGGAATTATGGTCAAAGAAACACTATCTATTTGAATTCAAGCGGCATGTTTACCACAACCCCCTCATGGTATTCGGATTCATTGAATTTGACATCCTGTGTGACCCTTGGGGATATCGACAATGATGGGTATCTCGATCTGGTATGCGGAAATGGAGGTTACAAAAATCCCCAGCGGAACACGCTCTATATGAATGAAGATGGTATTGTTGCACCTGCTCCGGTCTGGCAATCTGATTCGATGTTCGTTACCAATGATATCGCTATCGGTGACGTAAATGGTGATGGTTACCTTGATCTCGTATGTGGGAACGATAAAACTCCCAATACGCTTTATCTAAATGAAGGGGGCATGTTTTCGACCAGTCCCGCCTGGTTATCCGATTCGACATTCAACACGACTTCCGTGGAGCTCGGTGACATCAATGGAGATGGTTATCTCGATCTTGTCTGCGCGAACATAATACATGAATTTTCCGGTAAAAATATATCGCTTTACCTGAACGAAGGAGGTCTCTTTTCAACAACACCTTCCTGGTCATGCGAGACAGATAAGGTCTCCTTCGATATCGCGCTGGGTGATATAGATGGGGACGGCGATCTCGATCTCGTATGCGCGAACATCCAGGAAGGATCTGAAGGTAACGTTGTTTATCTCAATACTGAAGGCACTTTTCCACTGGTGCCGGATTGGACGGCTGAATCCAATATCTGGACTATAGCGATAGCTCTTGGGGACATCGATTCCGATGGAAGCCTGGACATGATCTGCGGTAATGCCGGCAACAACGCGATTTATTCCAATAACAGTCATCCTTTCGCCGCGGCGCCTGATTTTATATGGCCCTACTTTCCCGGTATCTATGATATCGATATGGGAGATATCGATGGTAACGGGTATCCCGATCTTGTCGCGGGGGGGCTTTATGTAAACCTGTTATTTTTAAATAACGAATGCGTATTTGATACTTTGGCAGGCTGGTATTCGAGCCAGGATAACAGCACGGCAAATATAGATCTGGGGGATGTAGACGGTGACGGTGATCTGGATCTGGTCTGCGGCAATGTCAGACAGAATAACACACTTTATCTTAATCAAGGTGGTACATTTTCGAAGAGTCCGGACTGGAACGATGGATTAAGTCTGGAAACGATCAGTATCGCGCTGGAAGATGTCGATCTTGATGGGGATCTTGATCTGATATCGGGAACTGACGCTGAAGATACTGACACAGGCAACGCACTCTTTTTGAACGACGGGGGCGTCATTCCTTCCTTTACACCGGCATGGTTTTCGGCAGGCAGAAGTTCCACGGGCAGTATCGCACTCGGAGACATCAACAAAGACGGATACCCCGATCTTGTATGTGGAAATTTCGGTACGGATTTTCTGGGTGAGAAGAACACGATGTATTTGAATGATGGAGGCATCTTCACTGATGATCCAGTATGGTACTCCAGCGCGGCATATACCACTGTCAGCATAGCCCTGGGAGACATAGACTCCGACGGCGACCTCGATCTGGTCTGCGGTAATTGCGGGTTTGAAAGGTCGGGACAGGCGAACACCCTTTATTTGAATGAAGGAGGGGTTTTAGCGTCTACCCCTGAATGGGTATCAGGAATCGCGGACAAGACGTTCGCTATCGCGCTGGAAGATCTCGACCGTGACGGCGATCTTGATCTGATCTGCGGCAACAGCGGTTATTATCCAGACGGTGAAAACAATACCATATATTTGAACAATGGAGGCACTTTCTCGTCAGTACCTGACTGGACATGGGAACGAGCGGATATGACCACCTGTGTATTTCCGGGAGATGTAGATCTGGATGGAGATATTGATGTAATATTTGGAAATTCTCCCAGCGGAGAACTTTTTCTCGGGAAGCAGGCGCCTGCTTTCAAGGGTTCTCCTTTGTCCCCGACCAATCACCTCCCGAATAACAGTGCTTTCCTGCGCTCTGTCGATGTCCGGGAAATCGCCAGGAACAGATATCTTGTGACATTGAAGGCGATTGATGTCGAATCTGATCAGGTTTGGATAGTGCCGGAGTATCAGTTCGAAGGTATGCCTGAATGGTATTCCGTGGATGTCGTCGGGTCTTCAGGGAAGATCGGGCCGTTGACAGCGTCGCCTGAGGGAATTGAACATCAGTTCGATTGGGATGTATCCTCCCTGCCTTTTGACGACAGGGATATTATTCTCCGGCTTAAGACGATCTCTGATCCGAAACGTGTCTCTTTGATACAGCAAATCCCTTCGTACATGAAAAACGTGGGGCCGATTGAACCGTCCCGCCCGGAACTTACCGTGCCGGAGCATCTTATTTCTTTTCCTACGATCACAGTCGGTGATACGACCTTGTTTGATATGACAGTATTGAATACTGGGAATGAACTGCTTTCAATCACCGGCGTCAGTTTTCCGTCAACCGAGATACGACTGGGCCTCGAGATCCCCGTCAATATCGATCCGGGAGGCCGCGCCGGTATTGAGGTCTTTCTTGAGCCGAGGATTGATACCGAAATTTCCGGCCCCCTCATGATAGAGAGTAACGATCCTTTGACTCCCGTTACTGCGATACAGGTCGAAACGGATATCAGAGCCCTGCGGGTCGAGAGCAATCTACTGACTCCGACACCGCGGGTGCCTCTTGGCGAGGCGGTAACGGTAGTTGTAAGCCCCTTTCCGGATGTCCGGATCGAGCAGGGGTATCTCCATCACAGGCCGGGCGGAAACGGCGGGACATTCAATGACAGTATTCCTCTCTCGAAATACGGTGATGATTTTATTGCCGTGGTTCCGGGTACGGCAGTCACTGAAGGTGGACTGGAGTACTATATTAAGATCGAAAACAGTGGTGTTTACGCGACAGATCCTCCGGGAGCTCCTGATTCGTTTTTCACCCAGGCGGTCGATCCACCGGGAGCGATTTTCTCCTATCCGAAACCGAATTCAGGTGCCGGATTTCTTGAAGGCCGGCCTGTGCGAATCGAAGTGTCCCTTCCTGATGGTGCCGTTTTTTCCGGTGGTCTTCTTCACTACCGTATCGGAGGGAGGACACTTTTCGATACTTTAAGCCTGGAGTATGAGGACCCGCTGCCGGTCGCAACGATCGCCGATACCCTTGCCAGTCCTCGAGGTCTGGAATATTGGGTGGAGGTGAATACTCTCACGCGGGCGCTGACAGATCCTCCGTTGACCCCCGATCGGAATCCATACGCCATCCAGATAATGGTACAGGATCTGCGGGAGGAGGAATCCTGCCATGGCTCGCAATACCGGATGATCTCGATCCCTCTTCTGTTCGACGAAGATTTCTATGGAACAATCGAGGCACTTCTGGCTGATCAGGCGGAATTCGGGCCATATGACCCGATAAACTGGCGATCTTTCAGATACACTCCCGACCAGCCTGGATATATGGAACTATCACAAGAGGGGGTGGCCGGACATTTCAGACCCGAACCGGGAAGAGCGTTCTGGCTCGTCTCGAGGAAGACAAGCAGGATCACAACATCTCCGATCACCGGCTATTCAACCCCAACCGGAAACCCGTATTCGGTAGCTTTGGCTCCCGGCTGGAACATGATAGGCAATCCGTTCAATTTTCCCGTGGCATGGGATTCGATCCTGGTCGATACCCTGACGATGGCAGAGTCGGATACGATCGTCGAGCCGCCGATAGGGTGGGAGGTTGGGGAAGGGTACAGCTACGACGTGGAAACGCTGGCGCCATTTGAAGGTTACTGGGTGAGAAATCTCAGCGATATCCCCGTGATTCTCAATGTTCCGCCGCTGGATGCTGACGCCATGAATATTATCGAAAAGACCCTGACAGAGACTGCAGAGGAAATCGACGGGTGGATGATAAATATCGTAGCATCGTGCTCTGACGCGCGGGACAGGAACAACTTCATCGGTGTTTACTCTGGCGCTGAGAACCATTGGGACCGGCAAGATCGGTCCGAGCCTCCGTTGAGTCCTGGTAACGCGATCTCTCTCTACTTTCCGCATCCGACATGGGAAAGGCATTCCGGAAATTATTCTTCCGATATCAGGGGTGGATACGCTGAGTTGGAAGTGACTCCACCTGGATTGTCGCGATCAGCCATAGGGCTCTGGGGGCAGATGTGGAAGTTCGATATCGCGAAAAATTTTACAGTTGAAAGCGCAATGGATGAAGTACTGCTGGAGTTTGAAATATTTGAGAACGTTCCGGTGGAAGCAGTACTCTATCTTATCGACAGGGATCTCGGGAAGTACGTTGATCTTCGAACAGAAAACAGATATGACTTTTATCTGGGAAAGAAGGACTTTGTCTCCGACGAAGAGGATGCGCGATTCGTACTCCTCGTGGGTAGCGAAGAATTCATAGATATGCTGGAAGACAAAGTCCCGGAATTACCGGTTAAAACGGTCCTCCATCAGAATTACCCCAATCCATTGAATCCATCAACGGTTATTCGATACGAGATCGCGGAGGCCGGAAAAGTCGTTATAAGTATTTATGATGTCAGGGGATCATTGATTAAGACACTCTATCAGGGAGATCGAAACGCCGGTATCTATGAGATCGGCTGGGATGGTAAAAACAGCAGGGATGTGGAAGTCACATCAGGCATATACTTCTACCGATTGAAAACCGGACATGAGACAAGGACTCGAAAGATGATCCTGTTGAGATGA